The following coding sequences lie in one Flavobacterium sediminis genomic window:
- a CDS encoding NAD(P)-dependent oxidoreductase, translating to MKFGIIKERKSPPDRRVVFSPDALSKFKQEYPQAEIKVESSDIRVFSDEAYSEKGIEISREMNDCDVLIGVKEVPIEALIPDKKYFFFSHTIKKQPYNRKLLQAILDKNITLFDHETIVDANNARLIGFGRYAGIVGAYNGLRAFGLKYELFDIPKAETLADQVALLQRLRKNRLPNIKIVLTGRGKVAYGAKEMLDGMKIKEVSVEDYLTKKYDQPVYTFIDVLDYNKRKDGQKLDRNDFITNPEEYESDFERFTEVSDLFIAGHFYGNNSPVILSKAMLRSSKCKLKVVADVSCDIDGPVACTIRASTIAEPLYGYLPSEDKEVAFNHPAAITVMAVDNLPCELPKDASEGFGEVFLERVIPAFFNNDKDGILERAKVTENGKLTPRFAYLQAYVDGKE from the coding sequence ATGAAATTCGGAATTATTAAAGAGCGGAAATCGCCACCTGATAGAAGAGTTGTATTTTCTCCTGATGCTTTGTCAAAATTTAAACAGGAGTACCCTCAAGCGGAAATTAAAGTTGAAAGTTCTGATATCAGAGTTTTCTCAGACGAAGCTTATTCGGAAAAAGGAATTGAAATCAGCCGTGAAATGAACGATTGCGATGTTTTGATAGGCGTAAAGGAAGTTCCGATCGAAGCACTCATTCCCGATAAAAAGTATTTTTTCTTTTCACATACTATTAAAAAGCAACCGTATAACCGTAAATTGTTACAAGCTATTCTGGATAAGAATATCACATTATTTGACCATGAAACCATCGTAGATGCCAACAATGCCCGTTTGATAGGTTTCGGCCGTTATGCCGGAATTGTAGGAGCGTACAATGGTTTAAGAGCGTTCGGTTTAAAATATGAATTGTTCGATATTCCTAAAGCAGAGACCTTAGCCGATCAGGTAGCTTTGTTGCAACGTTTGCGCAAGAACCGATTGCCGAATATTAAAATTGTTCTGACTGGAAGAGGAAAAGTAGCTTACGGAGCTAAAGAAATGTTGGACGGTATGAAGATCAAAGAGGTTTCGGTTGAAGATTATCTGACTAAAAAATACGATCAGCCGGTTTATACTTTTATTGATGTTCTGGATTACAACAAGCGCAAAGACGGACAAAAGTTAGACAGAAATGATTTTATAACGAACCCGGAAGAATATGAATCTGATTTTGAACGATTTACTGAGGTTTCGGATCTGTTCATTGCCGGACATTTTTATGGAAACAATTCGCCTGTCATTTTGTCAAAAGCAATGTTGCGTTCTTCTAAATGCAAGCTGAAAGTAGTGGCAGATGTGTCATGCGATATTGATGGTCCGGTAGCCTGTACCATCAGAGCGAGTACTATTGCGGAACCTTTATATGGGTATTTGCCTTCTGAAGATAAGGAAGTAGCTTTTAATCACCCGGCGGCTATTACAGTGATGGCTGTGGACAATTTGCCTTGCGAATTGCCGAAAGATGCCAGTGAAGGTTTCGGAGAAGTTTTTTTAGAACGTGTGATTCCGGCATTTTTTAATAATGATAAAGACGGAATTTTAGAGCGTGCAAAAGTTACTGAGAACGGAAAATTA